In Euphorbia lathyris chromosome 2, ddEupLath1.1, whole genome shotgun sequence, the sequence TGTATTAATTAGGAGTTTCTGGCATTAATTCCCCCTGTCCTTTGGAGTTTCTGGCTCTCCAAATCTATTTGGAATAACGACCATCGATGATTGAAGTGGAACGGCTGTTTTTTCACATTTGAAGAAtcgcttgtttttttttttctgggaCACGCGTATCCTTCACTGATACGCGTGTCCAACTTTCCGATATTACGGAAACGGCCCCGACACCGTGTCCCAGGCGTTTCCGTATCGGATACGTATCCGACACGCGATACGTTGGGTCTATGGCGTGTCCGTGCTTCAGAGATAGAAAGACTCATTCTGCATTACAATATTTAGTAATTTGCATGCAGAGATCATGCAATTTAGATAAATGATTCCTGGAAATTGAGGAGTTAGAAAAAGATGAAAGAAAGTTTGAGCTTCCAACTTACTGTTTGGATGGAACATTCTAGAAACAAAACGCACTGTCGGAGGCTTATTTGGATAATCTTCTGTAAACTGAAGGGTCAACTTAAACGTACCTGTAACAACTCAATGAAAAACATGTATGATTAATCATCCCAAAAAACACATTTAAGCTGTAACACAATAACCATTTCATACAAGCATTCCGTAAGTTTCCATTGATGACAAACTCTCAGATTAAAGTTGCTGACAGATAGTATTAGGTTAATTCAAAGAAGAGATTATCAAGCATCACATTTACCATCCTGTATAACATTCACAAAAGTAGAACTCTATTCGCTCTGCTTTACACAGAAAAATCACGATACTGGCTTAGAAAGACCACAGATCAAGTCTCTTATTCTCTTCAGTATGTAGTATATACCCACCATTGGCATATAATGAAAATTACAAAGCAGTCCAAATCCATAAGAAACTATATATTATGAGCATGAAATGAGATAGGTGGCTGGCTTAACCAGTATCATACCCATTCATGCACAAAAGAACAAAGGGGGACAAATTACTATCCCAACACTCATAGATCAAATGTCATGGTTATACATCTCgcaaaatcattaattgtgAAGTAGAAATTGAATTTAGAAGTATCAAAATGGTTTAATAGAAGACCAAGTAAGAACTAAGTTGGATACtatcatagttgttaaaggcgcaaggAGGACTAAGGCTCCAATGGGTCTTGGAGCGTAGGCTCAAGGTGCAACGCGAGGCATGCGCCTTAGAAACACGTGgcgcataaaataaaatatatactctTTTACTAGCTAAGCATAAAGGGCGcccccggtgcactacgcgtccccgctaagcgagggtccggggaggggtcccaccacaagagtGTACCGGGGGCAAGCTGTCCCCTGCtaattttttggcaagaggccgctcctaagactcgaacccgtgacctctcggtcacatGACAACAACTTTTACTAGCTAtttgcaccaaaaataaatttttcCTAATACATATCATGGTGTACATTTGCATGGGAGAAACTTTTCCTTTTAGGGAACTTTTTCTTTTCGGGAAACTTTTCATATTTTCCTGGTACATCGTTCACTTAGAATTTCCAATAGTGAACCTCAATTTCCCTCAAGGGAAACATCTCAAGGGGAACCgagggaaaccaacttcctagagTGTACCTTAGGGAAACCATGTAGGTACATCGTTCACTTAGAATTTCCAATAGTGAACCTCAATTTCCCACAAGGGAAACATCTCAAGGGGAACCgagggaaaccaacttcctagagTGTACCTTAGGGAAACCATGTAGTGTACCTTAgaggaaaccaacttcctatagtgtaccttaggggaaaccatataatgtacctcgtgggaaaccaaGTCTTATAGTGTAACTCAGgagaaaccaacttcctagagTGAATATCAAAGGATACTTGAGGTAAACCTAGGGGATCATGAGGTCATTTAAAAAACAGGAAAAATCAGAAAGTGTATGTATCAATTCATCGTGGAAGTTAAAGTGGAGCAATTACTCAATATGGAGAACGTGACTTGTGGCATAAAGCAGGAAGTTACCCCAACGTCTATAAAAGGAAGGAATCACGATGAAAACTCAACAACTCAACACACCCAAgtaaaactctagcaaattatctctagaCAGCATATTTAAATTTCTCAGTCATTCCCTTAGTTCTCATTTTAATTCAAGTTCAATTTCatgtacaattttattttatttattgttcaatcattttctgtaaggtcggtatcgttttgataattgaAAACCTTTAGGAATTTTCGGTCTCTTTAATTCTTACAATCGTTTGTTACGTAGAAGTCAGAAAGCCCACTCAATTTCACTCCATAGTTCGAGAATACTAcaattctctggcacgcccgcaatttcccacgaaagagccaaacactagctaagcataaaaaaaaaaagaaacacttATGAccacacaaacaaaacaaaacaacataaaaacataatactaaatcataaatgtcaaaaagatCAAATTAAGTTCATACATACTTCATAGAGACACTAACATATACTTAACGTCTTAACCTAAAATACCTAACTATAACTAATGCTACTAAACTAATAACCATTCATTGTCAATAAAAAAGAACACACACAACAAAAACtaataatcatcatcatcaagatcatcactcttttcttCTTCAATGTGGAAGTTTGTTTTTGCCTGGAGTGGAGGATACTTCTTTCTTTACATGACTTCTTCTCCCAATCtttctctattttttatatatttaattatgaccGAGACTCTTGATATTCTTATTTAAATTAAGGGTTACGATTAATCTTATTTAAGTTAGATTTGTGGTTGAAATTAATCAAACAGTTATTATAgagaaaaatgtaaatataaaaataaaaacctaaGTAAAAGCCACCAGGCGCACCAGGCTCCCAGGTGCATAAGGCGAGAGCTTTTTGTACAGAGCCTCATTTTCTAGGTTCAAGGCTCAAGACAGTGAGCCTTGACTGAGGCatgcctttaacaactatggataCTATACCATGAgataaaaacaacaacaaacaaaaaTTCCACCAACATTTGCAAATATCTgaatgaaagagctgcagaaaaAATCTTATAAACAGCGGTAGGGAAACAAAACACAGGCATAGGCTGCTATTCAACTGCAAATAGTTAAGAAACCCCAAGTTGGTCATGTAGAATAGTTGAATTTACCTCCATCCCATGGAGTATCATCAGGTCTGCAATTCAACAAATTTAGAGCATAAGTGCAACTATACATGCACTGGAACTAAATAATATGATACTATTAAATAGGGAAAGAAGAAAGTAAATAAAGGATAGTTACTTTAGCATCATTGATATTTAACTCACCCAAATATAACAGCATTCCACAGCATAATGTTGTTGTCTTGAGGAGCACCACTAATTCCTGCAGGAGGATCTTGTTGCAACCTCTTAAAATCCCTCATCAATCTCTTCCTAGCAGGCGTCGACATCCTCACCGCCtataaaatcaaaagatgaaaaatcaaatggcgaaaacaaaaagagaataacAAACAAAAGGATAGTGATGTTCATTTCTCAGAATATATAACAAGGAACCGTCAAACTAGACTTGTTTGAAGCAGCAACAGTAATGAAAACCAGCAACACTTCGTGGTCATTCCCATAATGATTTGAATGGCTGACTTGATAACCtaagcccttgtttgggaggaagTTAATGGAGGTAAACAagagtaatggaaggttaaatATCACATTAACCTTGTTGGGAGTTGTTTTGGGAGAGTAAACGAAGGTTAATGGAAGTTAAACTTTTAGTTTCTTTATCCTCCAAACTCTAGCCTCCAAATTGGGGGGTTAATGGAAGTAAGGGAAAGTTCAttgcagagtaaatttaacttTCCTTCACATTCTATAAACTTCCAAATAAGGTTAATCGTTTACATCACTTCCATCTCTTTTCCATTACATCACTCTCACATCcgttaacctccaaactcccaaacaaacaaaggCTAAGTTTAGAGGAAACCAAGCTTGAAAAATAGTAGGCTCGTCTAATACATGTCTTTTACTCGATGGACCCAACGAGAAATCATATAGAGAAAATATACTAACAATCAATTTATCGGCTCACATAATTCGCAGCAATATTGTGTCAACAAGACAGCTACGCCAAAACACGCATAATTAAGAACATATCCCCTAAAACAAAACCCTAGATCCAGAAACAGTAATTCTCAATCAATCAAATCCTCAACGGATTAGAAATTAAGTGTTCCCCCGATCCGACATCCCTCATGAGCGCATCAAACCACAAGTTACATCAAAATAAAGAATCCAACAAcgcaaaaacaaaaatgaagaagaagaaaaactcACTTGTAAGGAAACGCGGCGAGAAGCTGAGATTATAGGAAATTGAAAACCCCTTTGCACCCTATTTATATAAGAATTATCGGGAAACAAATAGCAAAATATGATATCAGAAAATACCTTCCATAACGATTGATAATATATAAAGAGGATAGAAAAAAATCTTCAGATAAAGATCTTTTTGGTTAATAtgaatattatataataattagaGAAGAGAATCGCAGTTTGGGTGGCTCAGGTCAGCTATTATGGGGTTTTATAGGCAACTTGGTATTTTATGTGCTATGCTGTGCTATATTCACataataattttactcttttttctttatttacaaattacaaaatctatcgtctttctttctcttcctaGATGCCGTCTAAGTTACGCTGAGATTTGTCTTTACCTCTAGATAAATTATTACTTGGAGTGTATGATATGTACGGTAAAGAAAATTGGATTCTGCAAGTTGAAACTTTATTTGTTCAATTTGAAATTTTAATCATCAATccatttttattatcattatatctaaatttaatattaattatatataaaaacatgaatgtaacttaaaaaaatatcgAAAGTTGATAACAATAGCAAATACCGTATTTTTTAATCACCATTTCTCACCTAACAATAATAGCACAACTGAAAAATAACACCCGATTTTTAAAagtatttattctttatttatttaaggCATGGTGAGATGGATCAAAGATGAACTCGTGTTCAACAAGTTAGGTTTATTAATTCAAGAATAAAAGTCGAAGAGAAAATTTGAATTAGACAAACTAAACTTGAGAATAAGAGGTGAGACAACAAACTAATGTCAAAGCTTGCTTAACTAAACTAATAATGGAACGAAAATAGTAAGCTAAACTAAGGTAAAACGAAATATAAATCAAAGTATGTGAAAATggaaagtaaaactaagttacAACTAAGCTAATCGAATAACTAATCTAATTAATCTCCTAATTACATTGTAAAAGCTACTATTTATAGTGAGTAAGTCATTCTCTGATTTCTAATAGGTCTTTTAGCATTCCTCTGGTCAGATTAGAGTTGTAAAAGTCAGGTAAGAATGAGTCCTTTCAATTAGAGTTCCGATTGGAGTAAAATGCTGATTTCTGTCGTAGTTCGTCGAGCTACTATGCCATGCTCGTTGAGCTACTTGTGATTTACGTGTTTTGCGACTTTTAGACTTCCTTAGTTGACTCAAAATCGTAGCTCGACGAGCTACCTACCGAACTGCCAATTTTCTCCATTTAAGGCCCAAAACTGCCTGAAATCGCTCAGAATTCTAAGCAAGACCAAAATAAGATAAAAGTCACTAATAATCAATGGAATATATACATTAAGatttaaaaataaagataaaactatattATAAACCCTACCTAAAATGGTGATAACAATTGGACGTCTCCGCAAGAGTAATGAACATCTCCTTAACAGGGTCACTGCTTGTAGATCATTCATTCTCAACGGAGTTTCGGACTGGGGTGAGAAACACTTACTCTCCACATTCACCGCATCAAATAGTGGAGATGTGGGGATTCGAGATGATATTCGGAGTCCTAGAGGTACTTGCGTGGGAAACGGTCATTGGGAACATTTCGACGTACAAGCGAGTAATGAAttaagagaaagagagagtTTTAATGTAGATAGAGAGAAAATAACCAAACCTTTCTATTGGCATTGAGAGTTCCTTTTATAGATTATGTTTGTGGGGTTGTgagatgttgagtttgtgaatGTTGAGTCATGGTCCATGGGTCCATAGAGTTGTGTGTAAAAATATTGGGGTTAAATTTGACCAttgtaacttttatttttaaagcaAGGAATAAGAATCTTTTGtacatggaaaaaaaaaactaaaaaactacAGAGTATAGAGGGTTGTAGAGAGACTCCTCCTTCTCTCtatactttttttcttttcattcgTGCCTTCTTCTCAAGCTTTCCGTCGTTGCTGCCACCATCACCGTCACCTTCTCGGTTCTTACTTTCTATCAAGGTCCTTTTAGAGGAGGAAGCttgtctttcttcttcctcatcccaTTTATGTTTAAGTCTTTGTTCTTTTAGCTTcagatttattttttcttattagTTTGAAGTCTATATACTTTCTCGAATTTATTTTCCATCAGATCTACACCTGTTTGCTATacttttatcttttattcttttttcgatCTTAACATGAGCATTCCTATAGATATGCGTGGTTGAAAaaaagaaaggactcagatccgaatgtccgGAAGAGGCTAAATGATAAAGAATGGATTACAGCTGTTTTTCGATGGGATTCGACTTACGAGGAGTAtatgatttctatttttattgtatttgtacattttatggttttttttattactctttgtagtcgttttattgctctttgtagtacAGGGTGAGAGGTTTTAACTTGCTATATTTGTACTTTGTGATTTAACCATATATTCggcatttttataaaaaaataaaaataaaaataaaataaaataaaatcttttGTACATGCTCTAACAAATTTCAAAtccaataaatataatttaccccAAATTTAATAGTAGCACTGTCAACTGTAGAATTTAATTTCTGGCGGACAACAAAAGTTTAACAGAGAAATGGTGGAGTGAAGCTACAATACAATAGCATGATATGAGtcagaaaataataaaattagtagCTGATGGCTTTTACAAAGAAGCTCTCTCTTTGCACTCTCATCTCCACTCTGCTTCGCCTCGTACCCATCACTTCGCTTTCGCTCCACTCCTCAAAGCATGTGCCAAGCTCAAGTCTTTTCGTCATGGCCGAATCATCCATGCCCATCTCATCAAGATTGGCTTTCAATCCGACGTACATTCAGCCACTGCCCTCACCCACATGTACATGAACCTTAATCTTTTACACGATGCACTCAATGTGTTCGATGAAATGCCTCACCCAAACTTAGCCTCCCTCAACGCTACTATTTCAGGGCTTTCACGAAATGGGTATCATGACAAGGCTTTTTTGTTGTTTAGAGAGGTAGGGTTTTGTGGGTTTAGGCCCAATTCAGTAACCGTAGCCAGCGCTTTGGCTGCTTGTGGTAGTGCTGCTGCCAATTGCTTGCAATTGCATTGCTGGGCTATAAAATTGGGAGTGGAAATGGATATCTATGTAGCAACATCATTGTTGACTACTTATTCAGATTGTGGGGAGATAAATTTGGCTACAAAAGTTTTTGGAGAGATACCCGGGTCTGATAGGACGGTGGTGAGCTATAACGCTATTGTTTCTGGATTTTTGCAGAATGGGATGATCAGTGAAACCTTACATTTGTTTAAGGACATGATTGaatgttcaattgtaaaacccAATTCGGTTACATTAGTTTCTGTTATTTCTGCTTGTGCTACTCTTTTGTATCTTCGGTTTGGGAGGCAAGTTCATGGGTTCTTCATGAAGACTGAGGTGAATTATGATATAATGGTGGGAACTACATTTATAGATATGTATTCAAAGCTTGGACATTTGGAATCGGCATATGCGGTGTTCAATGAACTGGATGATGATAATAAGAATTTGGTAACATGGAACACAATGATACATGGGATGATGTTGAATCAACAGAGTGACAGAGCTGTTGAGTTATTTGAAAGTTTAGCATCTCAAGGACTGAAACCTGATTCAGCAACTTGGAATTCAATGATTAGAGGATTCGCAAAATCAGACAATGGGGTTAAAGCTTTTAACTTTTTCAAAAGAATGCAATCCGCAGGGTTAAGGCCGACTTTGAAGTGTATTACTAGTCTATTACCAGCTTGTGCGTCTTTGTCTGATATGCGACGCGGGAAGGAGATTCACGGGCATGCTGTTAGAATTTATATCAATAGCGATGAATTTATGGCTACTGCCCTCATTGACATGTACATGAAATGTGGGTGTTCCTCTTGGGCACGAAGAGTTTTTGATCAGTTTGAGATAAAGCCTAAAGACCCAGCATTATGGAATGCACTGATATCTGGGTATGGGAGAAATGGAGAGAATGAAGCTGTATTCGAGGTGTTTGACAAGATGTTGAAGGAGAAGGTGGAACCGAATTCAGCAACGTTTACTGGGGTTCTATCCGTGTGTAGTCATACGGGTGACGTTGACAAGGGATGGGAAACTCTGAAGATTATGATGAAATATGGTCAGAAACCAATGGCAGAACATTTTGGTTGCTTGGTTGACATCCTAGGTCGATCCGGTAGGCTGGATGAAGCTAGGAGACTAATAGCAGAGATGCCGGAGCATCCCCCTTCTGTTTTTGCTTCTTTGCTGGGTGCTTGTGGGCACCATTTGCATTCTGAGTTAGCAGAAGAAATGGCTATGAAGCTC encodes:
- the LOC136219561 gene encoding ubiquitin-conjugating enzyme E2 2; the protein is MSTPARKRLMRDFKRLQQDPPAGISGAPQDNNIMLWNAVIFGPDDTPWDGGTFKLTLQFTEDYPNKPPTVRFVSRMFHPNIYADGSICLDILQNQWSPIYDVAAILTSIQSLLCDPNPNSPANSEAARMFSENKREYNRRVREIVEQSWTAD
- the LOC136219562 gene encoding pentatricopeptide repeat-containing protein At2g02750; the encoded protein is MSQKIIKLVADGFYKEALSLHSHLHSASPRTHHFAFAPLLKACAKLKSFRHGRIIHAHLIKIGFQSDVHSATALTHMYMNLNLLHDALNVFDEMPHPNLASLNATISGLSRNGYHDKAFLLFREVGFCGFRPNSVTVASALAACGSAAANCLQLHCWAIKLGVEMDIYVATSLLTTYSDCGEINLATKVFGEIPGSDRTVVSYNAIVSGFLQNGMISETLHLFKDMIECSIVKPNSVTLVSVISACATLLYLRFGRQVHGFFMKTEVNYDIMVGTTFIDMYSKLGHLESAYAVFNELDDDNKNLVTWNTMIHGMMLNQQSDRAVELFESLASQGLKPDSATWNSMIRGFAKSDNGVKAFNFFKRMQSAGLRPTLKCITSLLPACASLSDMRRGKEIHGHAVRIYINSDEFMATALIDMYMKCGCSSWARRVFDQFEIKPKDPALWNALISGYGRNGENEAVFEVFDKMLKEKVEPNSATFTGVLSVCSHTGDVDKGWETLKIMMKYGQKPMAEHFGCLVDILGRSGRLDEARRLIAEMPEHPPSVFASLLGACGHHLHSELAEEMAMKLSELKPEDPAPLVILSNIYAGLGRWGDAERIRQIINDRGLRKLPGHCSIGVA